The following are encoded together in the Budorcas taxicolor isolate Tak-1 chromosome 4, Takin1.1, whole genome shotgun sequence genome:
- the LOC128046749 gene encoding olfactory receptor-like protein OLF3 yields the protein MGTDNQTWVREFILLGLSSDWDTQVALFILFSVTYLLTLLGNVLIVLLIRLDSRLHTPMYFFLTNLSLVDVSYATSIVPQMLVHFLAAHKGIPYVSYAAQLFFSLGLGGTEFVLLAVTAYDRYGAVCDPLRYSVIMHGGLCARLAVTSWVSGSVNSLVQTTITFQLPMCTNKYIDHISCEILAVVRLACVDTSSNEVAITVPIIVLLMTPFCLVLLSYIRIISTILKIQSTEGRKKAFRTCASHLTVVVLCYGMTIFTYIQPNSSPSVLQEKLISVFYAILMPVLNPMIYSLRNKEVKGAWQKLLGQLSGLTSKVAT from the coding sequence ATGGGAACAGATAACCAGACTTGGGTGAGAGAATTCATTCTCCTCGGCCTGTCCAGTGACTGGGACACCCAGGTCGCCCTCTTCATCCTGTTCTCAGTCACTTACTTGCTGACCCTGCTGGGGAACGTCCTCATTGTTCTTCTGATCAGACTGGACAGCCGACTCCACACTCCCATGTATTTCTTTCTCACCAACCTGTCCCTTGTTGATGTCTCCTATGCCACAAGCATCGTTCCTCAGATGCTGGTGCATTTTCTTGCGGCACATAAAGGGATCCCGTATGTGAGCTATGCAGCCCAGTTATTCTTCTCCCTGGGCCTGGGTGGGACTGAGTTTGTTCTCCTGGCCGTGACGGCCTATGACCGCTATGGGGCTGTGTGCGACCCCCTGAGATACTCGGTCATCATGCACGGAGGGCTCTGTGCTAGGCTGGCCGTCACATCGTGGGTCAGTGGCTCTGTCAACTCTCTCGTGCAGACCACCATCACCTTTCAGTTGCCCATGTGCACGAACAAGTATATTGATCACATATCCTGTGAAATCCTAGCTGTGGTCAGGCTGGCCTGTGTGGACACCTCCTCCAACGAGGTGGCCATCACGGTGCCTATTATTGTGTTGCTGATGACACCTTTCTGCCTGGTTCTCCTGTCCTACATCAGAATCATCTCCACTATCCTAAAGATCCAGTCCACAGAGGGGAGAAAGAAAGCCTTCCGCACCTGCGCCTCTCACCTCACAGTGGTTGTCCTGTGCTACGGCATGACCATTTTCACTTACATCCAGCCCAATTCCAGCCCTTCTGTGCTTCAGGAGAAGCTGATCTCTGTCTTCTATGCCATTTTGATGCCTGTACTGAACCCTATGATTTACAGTCTAAGGAATAAGGAGGTGAAGGGGGCCTGGCAGAAGCTTCTAGGACAATTATCTGGATTAACGTCAAAAGTGGCGACTTGA